A genomic window from Rhodococcus sp. KBS0724 includes:
- a CDS encoding SEC-C domain-containing protein has protein sequence MTEPMDPNDLIAEAAMELLREHGPQTAADWGKLLADAGHGTPDDMTEFVEYVEDPLLGYLTGARYAALDTLFEHRILTHRLTDAEISSGVLDANPDLMVLRVFLDSFDDAEDREIRVVHRGLDDAALAERGIDDPTFPADEGFLLAPDALSECSAGDLIGLFVADRELTLCTVAEVVDPTPGFADVLASILTDTGAETLDAIVWQLMLEEPTLFRQPAAPLGELLESAGYVRDGDYVAIEGFDFEAFHLANRARMLEIRDNLHPDEAAAVIALVDLVSAAHLEFPEDTSAIGDWARQQITENPQIYVAVAEPPAAAAALELLSELDDHDEVLHAVATALADKGPRRVKPAAYWLAGKAADRLGKVIVAEAYYESALDRDPDWVPAIFELALLAADRSDATRALALLGRIEGGESEILHDVLARYAPAEHPELGRNDKCWCGSGRKYKVCHLGKSEITFDDRANWLYVKAQLFSRSPEYFDVVFDLAEIRAQHWDDDDALTRALEGGLAVDTALFDSNIFGVFVERRGELLPADELELAQQWLQVPQSVYEVTATVPGTSLTLSDVRSGVAHDVADEWGSLNLEAGSLVCARVLSAGSAMRTFGGIEPITAADKDGLIALLDSPETEPWQLVEFLSARFA, from the coding sequence GTGACCGAACCTATGGACCCCAATGACTTGATCGCCGAAGCTGCGATGGAGTTGTTGCGCGAACATGGCCCCCAGACCGCTGCTGACTGGGGAAAGTTGCTGGCTGATGCCGGCCATGGAACACCCGACGATATGACGGAGTTCGTCGAGTACGTCGAGGATCCGCTGCTCGGCTATCTGACCGGGGCCCGTTATGCCGCGCTCGACACACTGTTCGAGCACCGCATACTCACGCATCGCCTGACCGACGCCGAGATCAGCTCGGGCGTTCTCGACGCGAACCCCGACCTCATGGTCTTGCGTGTTTTCCTCGACAGCTTCGACGACGCCGAGGATCGGGAGATTCGCGTCGTACACCGTGGGCTCGACGACGCGGCCCTGGCCGAACGCGGAATCGACGACCCGACGTTCCCGGCTGACGAAGGTTTTCTGCTTGCCCCCGACGCATTGTCGGAATGCTCGGCAGGCGATCTGATCGGGCTGTTTGTCGCCGATCGTGAGCTGACACTCTGTACCGTCGCAGAGGTAGTCGATCCGACGCCTGGATTTGCGGACGTGCTCGCGAGCATCCTCACCGATACCGGCGCTGAAACGCTCGACGCGATTGTGTGGCAGCTGATGCTCGAGGAGCCGACACTGTTCCGGCAGCCCGCGGCTCCGCTGGGGGAACTGCTCGAATCCGCCGGCTACGTACGCGACGGCGATTACGTCGCAATCGAAGGTTTCGATTTCGAGGCGTTCCACTTGGCGAACCGCGCGCGGATGCTCGAGATTCGCGACAACCTGCACCCCGACGAGGCAGCTGCGGTGATCGCACTGGTCGATCTGGTGTCGGCCGCGCATCTCGAATTCCCGGAAGACACGTCGGCAATCGGTGATTGGGCGCGTCAGCAGATCACGGAGAACCCGCAGATCTATGTGGCGGTTGCCGAACCGCCTGCAGCTGCGGCGGCACTCGAATTGTTGTCCGAACTCGACGACCACGACGAGGTCTTGCACGCCGTGGCCACGGCGCTGGCCGACAAGGGACCTCGTCGGGTCAAGCCCGCCGCGTACTGGCTGGCAGGTAAGGCGGCAGATCGTCTCGGCAAGGTCATTGTGGCCGAGGCCTACTACGAGAGCGCGCTCGATCGCGATCCCGATTGGGTACCGGCGATTTTCGAGCTTGCTCTGCTTGCGGCGGATCGGAGCGACGCAACGCGGGCGCTTGCATTGCTCGGCCGGATCGAAGGCGGAGAGTCGGAGATTCTGCACGACGTACTCGCGCGCTATGCGCCGGCGGAACATCCTGAACTTGGCCGTAACGACAAGTGCTGGTGTGGATCTGGGCGCAAGTACAAGGTCTGCCATCTGGGTAAGTCGGAAATCACCTTCGACGACCGGGCAAATTGGCTGTACGTCAAGGCGCAATTGTTCTCACGCAGCCCCGAGTATTTCGATGTTGTCTTCGACCTTGCCGAGATTCGCGCCCAGCATTGGGATGACGACGACGCATTGACCCGGGCACTCGAAGGCGGATTGGCCGTCGACACAGCACTTTTCGACAGCAACATCTTCGGAGTGTTTGTCGAGCGGCGTGGTGAACTGCTGCCTGCCGACGAATTGGAACTGGCGCAGCAATGGTTGCAGGTGCCGCAATCGGTGTACGAGGTTACCGCGACGGTGCCCGGTACATCACTGACATTGAGCGACGTCCGAAGTGGCGTGGCGCACGACGTCGCCGACGAATGGGGAAGTCTGAACC
- a CDS encoding SEC-C domain-containing protein, with the protein MAYAAQIRTAEIASTYDLAHDEAVAVVAFVDLAERGYVDAEIENLDLRDWARRHVGVVPDAFAALADAGAAVAAFDLGFRKQDPTADMILEALGGELAERGPKVVKPAAHWLAGKAADRLGRVLDAEVHYEKALEWEADWGPALFELAQFAADRSDATRALSLLGRIEGGSEETLYEVLQEYIPVEHPELGRNDKCWCGSGRKYKVCHLGKVDESVREDGRWLYKKACMFAFSSEFADMVVEFDDLVAAGAADDDRSIFDGPALDIALFEGGIFAQFIARRGTLLTEHEVGTALRWLDVERSVFEVDEINTLLDRRSGDTVTVSGAAGLEPGDLVCARVLPAGSSAQVVGSVIVSSELQAANVLQVLGRDHQDVAELIRVLS; encoded by the coding sequence GTGGCCTATGCCGCCCAAATTCGCACCGCGGAGATTGCGTCGACGTACGATCTCGCGCACGACGAAGCTGTGGCCGTTGTAGCTTTTGTCGACCTGGCTGAGCGGGGATACGTCGACGCCGAGATCGAGAATCTGGACCTTCGTGACTGGGCTCGTCGACATGTCGGTGTCGTTCCTGATGCGTTTGCTGCCCTTGCAGATGCGGGTGCTGCCGTGGCGGCGTTCGATCTGGGGTTCCGGAAGCAGGACCCCACCGCGGACATGATCCTCGAAGCGCTCGGCGGGGAACTGGCCGAACGCGGTCCGAAGGTTGTCAAGCCTGCTGCACATTGGTTGGCAGGTAAGGCGGCTGATCGTCTCGGACGCGTTCTCGACGCAGAAGTGCATTACGAGAAGGCGCTGGAATGGGAAGCTGATTGGGGTCCGGCACTTTTCGAGCTCGCACAGTTTGCCGCCGACAGGAGTGACGCGACCCGAGCACTGTCCTTGTTGGGCAGAATCGAAGGCGGATCCGAGGAAACCCTGTACGAAGTGCTGCAGGAGTACATTCCAGTGGAGCATCCCGAGCTGGGTCGTAACGACAAGTGCTGGTGCGGATCCGGCCGGAAGTACAAGGTGTGTCACCTGGGGAAGGTTGACGAGTCGGTTCGAGAAGACGGCCGCTGGCTCTACAAGAAGGCGTGCATGTTCGCGTTTTCCTCCGAATTTGCCGACATGGTTGTCGAGTTCGATGATCTTGTCGCTGCCGGCGCGGCTGACGATGATCGAAGTATTTTCGACGGTCCGGCCTTGGATATCGCGCTGTTCGAGGGTGGGATCTTCGCGCAGTTCATTGCCCGCCGCGGAACATTACTCACCGAACATGAGGTGGGTACGGCACTTCGATGGCTCGATGTCGAGCGGTCCGTGTTCGAAGTCGATGAGATCAACACGCTGCTGGATCGCCGATCCGGCGACACCGTGACCGTCAGCGGTGCTGCCGGTCTCGAGCCCGGCGATTTGGTGTGTGCCCGCGTTTTGCCTGCAGGTTCGAGTGCCCAGGTTGTCGGCAGCGTCATCGTGTCCTCCGAATTGCAGGCCGCCAATGTGCTCCAGGTTCTCGGGCGGGATCATCAAGATGTCGCCGAGCTGATCAGAGTGCTGAGCTGA